Proteins encoded by one window of Cloeon dipterum chromosome 2, ieCloDipt1.1, whole genome shotgun sequence:
- the LOC135936441 gene encoding uncharacterized protein LOC135936441, translated as MDKVLNDMQFIKNSVSGQMTTAVTRQSPRRDMLADENKTYSSRCQPDKTAPDSRMTLAPAQIFTIAGDLFTDAPPQSAMAHCVGADFLMGAGLAVTFKRRFGFQGYLQSLGLRPGEVAQVVCDKEDRLIFHLVTKPRSAHCRPLPDDFRAAVFELARRCAKAKVSTLSIPRIGAGLDRLPWPWVRGVLEEAFAGKDIDVLVFTQPAERQQRKQRTVAPKRSWPSGARKTARAPEAAVEGGSAGHGEGITATSGATTSPSVSSPTLAASNSDPSRHVAAAAESRPASASTMTVRGDASCSLRTVRAQSLTWSSPPPPPPGVAVPTLI; from the exons ATGGACAAGGTTCTCAACGacatgcaatttattaaaaattctgttaGTGGCCAGATGACGACTGCGGTGACCAGACAGAGCCCCAGAAGAGACATGCTGGCTGATGAAAACAAAACTTATTCGTCCCGCTGCCAACCTGACAAAACTGCACCAGATTCGAGGATGACGTTAGCTCCGGCTCAAATCTTCACAATCGCTGGCGACCTTTTCACCGACGCCCCCCCGCAGTCAGCCATGGCACACTGCGTCGGAGCCGACTTCCTGATGGGGGCTGGGCTGGCAGTTACCTTCAAGAGGAGATTTGGCTTCCAAGGGTACTTGCAGTCCCTTGGCCTGCGCCCGGGCGAGGTCGCTCAGGTTGTATGCGACAAAGAGGACCGGCTCATCTTCCACCTGGTAACGAAACCTCGTTCTGCCCACTGCAGACCCCTGCCAGACGACTTCCGTGCAGCTGTCTTCGAGCTGGCGCGGCGGTGTGCCAAGGCGAAGGTGTCGACACTCTCGATCCCCCGTATAGGCGCTGGTCTTGACCGTCTCCCCTGGCCTTGGGTGCGCGGCGTGCTTGAGGAGGCCTTTGCTGGAAAGGACATTGATGTCCTCGTGTTCACGCAGCCCGCAGAGAGACAGCAGCGTAAGCAGAGAACGGTGGCCCCGAAGCGAAGTTGGCCTAGCGGCGCCCGTAAGACCGCTCGAGCTCCTGAAGCCGCTGTGGAGGGTGGATCAGCTGGACACGGGGAGGGCATCACTGCGACATCGGGGGCCACCACCTCCCCCTCTGTGTCCAGTCCCACCCTGGCGGCCAGTAACTCAG ACCCATCTCGACACGTGGCCGCAGCTGCAGAGTCCCGGCCAGCGAGCGCCTCTACAATGACTGTAAGAGGAGATGCCAGTTGTTCTTTGAGGACGGTTCGGGCCCAGAGTCTGACGTGGAGCAGCCCTCCCCCTCCGCCCCCTGGCGTAGCAGTGCCAACCCTGATTTAA